ATCTCCGATATTTCCTTCTACCAAAACATCGCTATCGGGAATACGCACTGTTGCGGGTACGAATTTACCAGAGTGAGGCGGCATCATTACAGTTCTCCTTACTCGTGCACACGGTAAGGGAGGACTTCCGAAAAGGGAGCGTAAATTGAAAATTTTCTCACGTTTCACCTTTACTGCCAGCACACCGAGTGAGGGGGAATCTGTAAAAGTGACTGGTAATTCTATGTTCCCAATTCTCAGAAAAGAATAGCTGGGCCTGCTATTATGCTGAAAGGTGAATGAGAAGCGTCTAAGAAAGTCGATACCTATTAAGACATCACCCGGAAATTGACAATCTTTGACTACGATGAAGCGATGTACTGCTCTCTCCCCACGAGGAATGCCGACCATGATGTCCCTCTCTTCAATGGTATGGAGACCTTGACCTGATATACCAGCAAGAGCTCGAGCCGCACGCCCCCGAGATGCAAGGTGTAAGCCTAATATAGCCGAGTATTTTATCAGCGAGACTGAACTACCCGTGTCTATGAAGCACTTCAGCCTCTTGCCTGCCATACACAGTTCAGTCATGGGCCTCCCGGTTAACACCTTCCGGGCTGGCCTGGCTCTCACTCGTCGTTCCCTCTGTGGTTTTGGCGACCTGACAGTGTTAATGTTACTGACCTGGACTGGACCCGTCGAATTCTGAGCCAGAGGGGCGTGGGCCATCACCTGTCCGGCCTGCTGGAAAGGGGCAGTTAAGACGGAAGTGCCCTGCGCGTGCACATCGCCAGCACACCTGCCCCCTTGGTTTTTCCCGGCATTCGTATGTCGCGTGGCCAAAATCCCTGTGATAAGCGCAATACGGTTTAGTGACAGGTGGGTCCTGTCCTCTAAATCCTGCTGCGGCTGCTGCAGCCACAGGTAGCGGACGTCGTGGCTCCCGCAATGGTGCACGTGTAGCTCGGGCCAGATACAGCTTATTTGCCTTAGCAGCAATGTCACACAAGGGCAGGTCatcacatgccactagaaaatctGAAAGGTAAGGGGGTAAACCTGCTAGAAAAACTCGCCTTATGAGACATGTTGGTTCTCCCATTTCGAGAGGGTAATCCCGAGCTCCCAAGTACACTGCACCTTCGACCTCAAGTAGGAAATCCTGAGGGGTCTGATCATCTCTCATGGACTTCCTTTGCAAGGTGGTAAAGAAGTCGTTACTGCAGCTAGTACCACGGAACTTCTGCCGCAAGAGTGTCTTAAAGTGTGGCCACGCTAGAATAGAGTCAAACTGTGGAGAGTTAATAACTAACTCtgcattatttttacaaaaacaccGAGCTAAACGTATTCGGTCTTCATCGGTCTGTCCGTGCAACTCGATGCGCCGTAACCAGCTCTCTAATACCTGGTTCCTATGCATGACATCGGGAGTGGGCGACGCCTCGAAGTAAGGGATCTGGCAGCCGTCTAGTCTGACCTGGGAAGGAGAATTTGCATGAGAAACGTTTACCGCAGCGGTCGATGCCACGTGCCCGGAGCGTACCTGGTTTATCTGGGGAAAACTACCACCGGTTGTTtgattaacccaatcaccccggatttatgttctgtcccttgtaggtttttgtgaattttgttacatacagatggctccacatgtgctcagcttccaaggagtctatcagtaggccctactgactgatcttgatttccccattccttgaattggcgggaaaatgcatttttccttttaatacaattgatatcaatactgttattattgttattgatgttatgattattaaagtattattaaaatcttgttaacatttaagacaatgaaataatgcaaaagatcctttccaaaagtcaaggaaaagggtaaacaggtgagaaaggtaggactaataagtgaccccttgatgactaagcacttgtagagccatctatgtgtgaatacaataaataaacctgtgttacagtgggcatggcatgtattcttgccaaacgtggcgattgggttaatggGGTTGATATAATTAGATGCTACACTGGCAGACAGGTGGGTCATGGCTTCCAGAAGTTGGTCGATCCTCTCGCTTTGCCCCCTCAAAACGCTTGTTAATTCATCTATACCACCTTTTGCTTCATCCATTCCCTCACGGGCGGTTGCCATTCCACCGTGAGCGTCACTCATGCACTGTTTAAGTTCGCCGATACTGGTCCTTGTATCGCGCAGGCTGTTCATTACTGAGTGAAACATTTGAAAGGATATATTAAATTCGTCCTTATCTATCTCAGCTGCAACATCTGCAACTTCCTGCGTGCTAATATTAGAAATAGGGTTAATTCGGGATATCGACAGAGTTCCCTTCAGGACCGTCACTATCATTCCCTACAGCCATGACCTGATTTTCATCCGACTCACCCTCATTCACTCCAGCTGGGGTTTGCAAAACCCCGCTGCACGTAGTGGTGGGCATCACtaaaacaaattacaaaacaGAGAAATCCCGATTCGTGCATTCTCTAGGGCTATGTTACTATCACGGCGCGGAGGACCACTTGAGCAATACAAGACgagatgaaaagaatgaaaactaAGACTACGTTAATCGTCAAACTCTACGACACCGTAATATGTAACAAATGGCAACGTTACCAGCAACAGGTTACACAAGTCATTGAATCACTGCTTCTTCCGCACTCATTTGCGACGGAATGCCGTCGCCAAGCACGTCAACCATGATTACCGAGAGGGCGCACTTACACTGACATGATTAAATAAATCCTACACCTAATCCTAAGGTCCGTTTACAAATTATTGAATCCATGCAGAAATAACTGCTTGCCTGCGTTGGTGCTGTGGTATGGGTTCTTACAGAAAATAACACGTCTGTAataaatcccaccgctgccaccaaatttTACGGCTGTAGCGAATGGCTACAACTGTTCTAGTTCAACGTTGGTAGCTCGTGGCATGTGCGACTAGGCATCACGGATCAGCCACAACACGGCAAGCAGTATGATAGGCAATTACTTATAAGAACAGAcacttgtgtgtgatatgtaccaTTCTTGTACCTTAGGCATTCTTACCACCTTCAATTCTTAATTAACTTTTGAAATCTCATACATCATCCTTTGCCCATATTATACTGCAGAGTAAGGGAATACGCGTAGGGGAATGAATACTCATGAGCCTATTTAAAATTgtaatactgaaaacaaaatgcagaacacgaaaacaagaaacttaacattaaaatataaaaaaaacaacaataaaagtaatatcagcAGCGCTCACTATGCGGCGGCACATCACAGACACTGGGGCATACAGATTATTGTCCGGGAAACATCACAGGTAGCACAATCAGGGGCGGAGAAGTACACTATATACGTAACCTGTGGCAATGGTGCGGTGTGGTGAGGACGGTGGAGACAGCTTCACCAAAAAAATGTGCCAGGCGATAAAGGCTGTGCGGAACCGTCTGGAGAAGCTCCGGTCGTCGCCGCCTGCTGTCTGGCCTCCTccgtctgccttcctccctcctgcgACCTCGAACGCCAACCCCAGCTGGTGCGAACCACCGCGACGACAGGTGGATTGGCAAACAAGCTAGGCCAGCTAGTAGCTGACTCGTCGCTGATCCACGCTCGGGGTGGATTGCAGGCAGGTTGCAGTAATGAGCGTTTCTCTGTACCGAAGCCACAGTGTATAAGATCTCCATGGGGTCCACGGCAGCAATACGCATCGTTCTAACGTAGATCAGATGAAGATCCGTGCGGGTGCGAGTGTTGGCGCCaaacaagggaggaaaatgaggtggGAATAAGGGCGAGAATGGCGCGCCACTACATTtgtttctgtgcgaaacatgtgttaacatgaacaGGATTAcatgggcatgtgttaacatgaagggatctgggcaaacatgacgcagctggctgtgagcggaagaacaagccaagggagacggagttgggtgctgctcctgtgaagacctcgtgtgtgcctttgtgacctgatatactttgtgttgccctgttataagctgtatcgtgcagtgtgacatgctggtttccccctgtattgtgcctatagaaaagtgtacgggtaaataacttgtgttaataaaggaaagactgtcattttgtgtttttttcgtgccctgcctcaccacttggcgtttcccctcctggtgttctgggacgctgtggtgctcggtgcctcttggagctgttcagtgttcacgaccctgtgaatagcacgccgtctgcctagcctgccttgtgttggtggcagagagacgaggcggccggcgtaacaatatatatatatatatattatatacatattatatatatatatatatatatatatatatatatattataatatatatacatatatacacataaatatatatgtatatgtatgtatgtatgtgtatatatgaatatgtatgtatgtatatatatgtatatatatatatatatatatatatatatatatatatatatatatatatatatatatatatatatataattccgcatcgtgccagactctaccgctcatcggccaccgttacacacacacacacacacacacacacacacacacacacacacacacacacacacacacacacacactcacaaaaaatagacacaaaaacacacacacacacacacacatatatgtgtatacatatataatatatatatatatatatatatatat
The Penaeus monodon isolate SGIC_2016 chromosome 18, NSTDA_Pmon_1, whole genome shotgun sequence genome window above contains:
- the LOC119584711 gene encoding uncharacterized protein LOC119584711 → MTCPCVTLLLRQISCIWPELHVHHCGSHDVRYLWLQQPQQDLEDRTHLSLNRIALITGILATRHTNAGKNQGGRCAGDVHAQGTSVLTAPFQQAGQVMAHAPLAQNSTGPVQVSNINTVRSPKPQRERRVRARPARKVLTGRPMTELCMAGKRLKCFIDTGSSVSLIKYSAILGLHLASRGRAARALAGISGQGLHTIEERDIMVGIPRGERAVHRFIVVKDCQFPGDVLIGIDFLRRFSFTFQHNSRPSYSFLRIGNIELPVTFTDSPSLGVLAVKVKREKIFNLRSLFGSPPLPCARVRRTVMMPPHSGKFVPATVRIPDSDVLVEGNIGDLLIPRSLCRKTSNILNVWVVNLGHKPVKLRNGSFLSVVTPISEFPQVAAADLQEDCTQLTDDNEPPGQLPALNHLSSLQSDALLALLQSHQSLFDGKKSEVGVVPGIYHSIPTGDAQPIMTRQWRLPQISKQIIREECEKMLDSGVIEPSTSPWLSPIVLVKKRDGSH